A single region of the Bacillota bacterium genome encodes:
- a CDS encoding LysM peptidoglycan-binding domain-containing protein, with protein MITYVVQPGDTVWKIAQQFGVTVEVIVSANNLATPDQIFAGQILLIPTVAVPPAPRPVPPPPPPPPPIPLPPGFRVYVVQPGDTLAAIAARFGTTVEAIARANNIANPDLIYVGQVLRIPVGVAPPVPPGPPAPPGPPVPPGPPGPQPVPPGPPTPPAPPAPLPVPARNYVTRLEGGILYILYTNKALYELGEPVRIVLAKTNVTNQPITLEYRSGQRYDFLITRNDQEIWRWSRGKAFVMVIQTVTLNPGENQVFREVWTQVDNEGRPVRPGTYRLTGWNTATNVQLTLEIEIRAS; from the coding sequence ATGATCACCTATGTGGTTCAACCAGGCGATACCGTCTGGAAGATCGCCCAGCAGTTCGGCGTAACTGTTGAAGTCATCGTTAGCGCAAACAACCTGGCAACCCCCGATCAAATCTTTGCGGGTCAGATTCTTTTGATCCCGACAGTTGCGGTGCCGCCCGCCCCGCGCCCGGTGCCACCCCCGCCGCCTCCGCCACCCCCGATTCCCTTGCCGCCCGGCTTCAGGGTTTACGTGGTCCAGCCCGGCGATACCCTCGCTGCCATCGCTGCCCGCTTCGGCACCACCGTGGAGGCAATAGCCAGGGCAAACAACATCGCCAACCCGGACCTCATTTATGTAGGACAGGTCCTCAGGATTCCTGTAGGCGTCGCGCCGCCGGTGCCTCCAGGACCACCTGCGCCGCCGGGCCCGCCCGTGCCGCCAGGCCCTCCAGGGCCGCAACCTGTGCCCCCTGGGCCTCCGACGCCTCCGGCGCCTCCGGCGCCTCTACCGGTCCCGGCACGCAACTACGTGACGCGGCTGGAAGGCGGGATTCTATACATTTTGTATACGAACAAGGCGCTCTACGAGCTCGGGGAGCCTGTGAGAATCGTGCTCGCAAAGACGAATGTCACGAACCAGCCCATTACCCTCGAATACCGGTCGGGCCAGCGGTATGATTTTCTCATCACCAGAAATGACCAGGAGATATGGCGCTGGTCCCGGGGCAAGGCATTCGTCATGGTGATACAGACGGTCACCCTCAACCCCGGCGAGAACCAGGTTTTTCGCGAAGTCTGGACCCAGGTCGACAATGAAGGCCGCCCCGTGAGGCCCGGCACATACCGCCTCACCGGCTGGAACACGGCAACAAATGTCCAGCTTACGCTGGAGATCGAGATCAGGGCCAGCTGA
- a CDS encoding NifU family protein → MREKVEKALESIRSALRAHGGDVELVDVTGDIVKVRLTGACVGCPMSMMTLKNGVERAIKAEVPEVKSVEAV, encoded by the coding sequence TTGCGCGAGAAGGTTGAGAAGGCCCTCGAGAGTATAAGGTCTGCGCTGCGAGCCCACGGCGGCGACGTTGAACTCGTAGATGTGACCGGCGACATCGTTAAGGTGAGATTGACCGGCGCCTGCGTCGGGTGCCCGATGTCGATGATGACCCTCAAGAACGGGGTGGAGCGTGCCATAAAGGCCGAGGTGCCCGAGGTGAAGAGCGTCGAGGCCGTTTGA